In the Salmo trutta chromosome 33, fSalTru1.1, whole genome shotgun sequence genome, one interval contains:
- the LOC115172264 gene encoding putative Polycomb group protein ASXL2 isoform X2: MRERQKKKKGRTWAEAAKTVLEKYPNTPMSHKEILQVIQRERLKEISGTSPLACLNAMLHTNSRGEEGIFYKVPGRMGVYTLKKDIGDAVKELSEEGSEEDDSDNLSDSQSTENNNYTNNQEGMRGQWRRRVPSTLSSDPSSPQPRCSSPSVPSSKLISPSQKHSKKALKQALKQQRNQRRQGGMPTTSSPRLLIKNVKDMADTIATKTDSCPASGTRKMSQRSSRLSARQLKRTKCAEIDVETPDSILVNTNLRALINKHTFSVLPTECQQKLLTLLPEVDQQACMDGLLKVTSSALNNEFFTSAAQSWKERLAEGEFTPELQLRMRQEIEKEKKVEYWKESFFESYYGENSGLSLEESKELLESGLSLELSATKPQLSPPTQPSPAGQALQDPKVPENSCHTRSSERRLRSSSLPINPTCKPIDSPCKPIEPPSKPIEPPSKPIEPSKPRPEPEPVHEEPVPVPPVVPPVILPKNVQKTLEVEYPRHRTRSRGLSLPIMAVEAPVVRRQDVVDSTSKVIPLGEKQMEEEEQELKEAQPETPQSPEIPQSPALESPPEVCSQKELRSSLPTDLSKQEPLGLDKHSGERREDVAPERGASVSVSVTPVSTPVSTPLSTPVSTPVSTPLSTPVSTPLSTPVSTPVSTPVSTPLSTPISSHVSTPISTTPSPEPLKRKSSSSEQEVELTPEKRARITPPTVSVVTSPAATITTAQRVPPLKIPVSRILSVPASPTQVSPRTPLPVPLSPGPSPGRTGARTLADIKAKAQLARAQRAASAAAASSSSKGAVPGPGPGGGNVEHRASAQTLHSRPPSSTQSQSTTRLSVSSITGQSTCQSPDAVTTPAHSSSVQSSGSSVPFDLSLSQRSSNTGRASLTDDQQRGYSDGLINPGSLMGPQHGNIQHTSYPPGPQSTSSYTSSVCGVKSQYVSGVSGSSMAARAIHFIPANNPLVTSLLQGKEVPLEQILPKPLAKADVQMAQAKCHDDKGTIKSHSNAGTASGENKSQYLHAGGVEDYSRSEQQGSIGQSTSTIPGTRAGMLAELQCHQRETPNKDIQEQILQALLHRATHQHQNQPFGVSGGAQPAQFGACNLGHQECGDHPRFSAGFPGRKRMSRPALSGHYLLNVSTYGRGSESSKRFHPLTTANTSLTPLANLKREHIGGERLANEGEESVENKSHSHSNPAGVKMEEQGFSVTKMDDFQHCSRIMSESPSVGGCIPEQEDNSSAGTDRDSGTSARAKETKPFTQSQSQHRRHPELCNTKQGGHSEPYRLSVSPHVGTMDPSTHQHPSAFQTQRPPIDNQESIVGSCYGGTISMSVPHALNHNAAASGTASSASPSVSGSGGDSGSGTGSVMSFSVTVTTIPAGHPLDHSSQGEGSPEQGFMEGSGIEDVQSKCYCRLKAMIICKGCGAFCHDDCIGPSNLCVSCLVVR; encoded by the exons GTATTAGAAAAGTACCCCAACACACCTATGAGCCACAAAGAGATCCTACAGGTGATCCAGAGGGAGAGACTGAAAGAGATTAG TGGTACTTCCCCGCTGGCCTGTCTCAATGCTATGCTCCACACCAACTCTCGCGGTGAGGAAGGGATCTTCTACAAAGTACCTGGACGAATGGGGGTCTACACACTGAAG AAGGACATTGGGGACGCGGTGAAGGAGCTGTCTGAGGAGGGGTCCGAGGAGGACGATAGTGATAATTTGTCTGATTCCCAGAGCACAGAGAACAACAACTACACTAACAACCAGGAGGGCATGAGGGgacagtggaggaggagag TGCCCTCCACGCTGTCATCTGATCCGTCGTCTCCTCAGCCGCGTTGTTCATCTCCCTCTGTCCCCAGTAGCAAGCTCATCTCTCCCTCACAGAAACATAGCAAGAAGGCTCTCAAACAG GCCCTGAAGCAGCAGAGGAACCAGCGGAGACAGGGGGGCATGCCCACCACCTCCAGCCCAAGACTGCTCATCAAGAACGTGAAGGACATGGCTGACACCATTGCCACTAAGACCG ACTCCTGTCCTGCTTCTGGTACCAGGAAGATGTCTCAGAGGTCCAGTCGACTCAGTGCAC GGCAACTGAAGCGTACCAAGTGTGCAGAGATAGACGTTGAGACACCAGACTCTATCCTGGTTAACACCAACCTGCGTGCCCTGATCAACAAACACACCTTCTCTGTCCTGCCCACAGAGTGCCAACAGAAGCTACTCACACTGCTGCCTGAGGTCGACCAACAG gCCTGTATGGATGGTCTGTTAAAGGTCACCAGTTCTGCCTTGAACAATGAGTTTTTCACATCAGCAGCTCAGTCCTGGAAAGAACGACTGGCAGAAG GTGAGTTCACTCCTGAGTTGCAGCTGAGAATGCGTCAGGAGATTGAAAAGGAGAAGAAGGTGGAGTATTGGAAGGAAAGTTTCTTTGAGAGCTACTATGGTGAAAA CTCTGGACTCAGCTTAGAGGAATCCAAAGAGCTGCTTGAGTCTGGTCTCAGTCTGGAGCTCTCAGCCACCAAACCCCAGTTGTCTCCTCCAACTCAGCCAAGTCCTGCTGGCCAAGCACTGCAAGATCCCAAGGTCCCTGAGAACAGCTGCCATACTCGTTCTTCAGAGAGGAGGCTCCGATCATCATCACTGCCTATAAACCCTACATGTAAACCCATAGATTCTCCATGTAAACCCATAGAACCTCCATCTAAACCCATAGAACCTCCATCTAAACCCATAGAGCCTTCCAAGCCAAGACCGGAACCAGAGCCTGTTCACGAAGAACCAGTACCAGTCCCACCCGTTGTCCCACCAGTTATATTACCGAAAAATGTACAGAAGACACTGGAGGTTGAGTACCCCAGACACAGGACTCGTAGCAGAGGTTTATCCCTGCCTATAATGGCAGTGGAGGCACCTGTTGTGAGGAGACAGGATGTGGTGGACTCAACCTCAAAGGTTATTCCACTTGGGGAGAAGCAGATGGaggaagaggaacaggagctgaaAGAAGCTCAGCCGGAGACCCCCCAGTCCCCTGAGATCCCACAGTCCCCTGCCCTGGAGAGTCCTCCAGAGGTTTGCTCCCAGAAGGAGCTCAGGTCATCACTGCCGACCGACCTTTCAAAGCAAGAGCCTCTGGGCTTGGACAAGCAcagtggggagaggagggaagatgtTGCACCAGAGAGAGGTGCCTCAGTCTCAGTGTCAGTCACCCCCGTATCCACCCCCGTATCCACCCCTCTATCCACTCCCGTATCCACACCCGTATCCACCCCTCTATCCACTCCCGTATCCACCCCTCTATCCACCCCCGTATCCACCCCCGTATCCACCCCTGTATCCACCCCTCTATCTACTCCTATATCCAGCCATGTATCTACCCCCATATCCACCACCCCATCCCCAGAGCCGTTGAAAAGGAAGTCCTCATCCAGTGAACAGGAAGTAGAGCTGACTCCAGAGAAGAGGGCCCGCATCACTCCACCGACAGTATCTGTGGTAACCTCTCCAGCAGCCACCATAACAACAGCACAGAGAGTGCCTCCGCTTAAG attcctgtgtcacgAATCCTATCGGTCCCTGCATCTCCAACCCAGGTGTCCCCCAGGacacctctccctgtccccctcagccctgGCCCCAGCCCCGGACGCACTGGTGCTCGCACACTGGCTGACATCAAGGCTAAAGCCCAGCTAGCCCGGGCCCAGCGTGCAGCATCAGCTGCTGCAGCCAGCTCCTCCTCTAAAGGTGCAGTACCAGGCCCAGGACCAGGAGGAGGCAATGTAGAGCATAGAGCTTCAGCCCAGACCCTCCACTCCagacccccctcctccacccagtCTCAGTCAACCACCAGGCTGTCAGTAAGTAGCATCACTGGTCAATCTACCTGTCAATCACCTGATGCAGTCACCACACCAGCCCACTCCAGTTCGGTCCAATCATCAGGCTCCTCTGTGCCCTTTGACCTTAGCCTGTCTCAAAGAAGCTCCAACACCGGTAGAGCGTCTCTCACTGATGACCAACAGAGAGGCTACTCCGATGGTCTGATAAACCCAGGTTCTCTGATGGGACCTCAACATGGGAACATTCAACATACGTCATACCCACCAGGTCCCCAGTCAACCTCTAGCTACACTTCATCTGTGTGTGGTGTGAAGAGCCAGTATGTATCTGGTGTATCTGGAAGCTCCATGGCAGCTAGGGCTATCCACTTTATCCCAGCCAACAACCCTCTGGTCACATCTCTCCTCCAGGGGAAAGAGGTCCCTCTGGAACAGATCCTCCCCAAGCCTCTGGCCAAGGCCGATGTCCAGATGGCCCAGGCCAAATGCCATGATGACAAAGGGACGATAAAGTCTCACAGCAATGCTGGAACAGCCAGTGGTGAGAATAAGAGCCAATACCTACACGCTGGTGGTGTGGAGGACTACAGTAGATCTGAACAGCAAGGATCCATAGGCCAGTCCACTTCCACCATACCTGGAACAAGAGCAGGTATGTTGGCAGAGCTCCAGTGCCATCAAAGGGAAACACCTAACAAAGACATCCAGGAACAGATCCTTCAGGCTCTGTTGCACAGGGCCACCCACCAGCACCAGAACCAGCCATTTGGGGTCTCAGGTGGAGCTCAGCCTGCCCAGTTCGGAGCTTGTAATCTGGGGCACCAGGAGTGTGGGGACCATCCCCGGTTCTCCGCAGGGTTCCCTGGACGGAAGAGGATGTCCAGGCCTGCCCTGTCAGGGCACTACCTCCTCAATGTCTCCACGTACGGACGAGGCTCAGAGAGCAGTAAACGCTTCCACCCATTGACCACGGCTAACACCTCACTGACCCCACTGGCCAATCTGAAGAGAGAGCACATTGGGGGGGAGAGGCTGGCAAACGAAGGGGAGgagtcagtggagaacaagtCTCATTctcattctaaccctgctggAGTCAAGATGGAAGAGCAGGGCTTCTCAGTCACAAAAATGGATGACTTTCAACACTGCTCCAGAATAATGTCTGAGTCTCCATCAGTGGGGGGCTGTATACCGGAGCAGGAGGACAACAGTTCAGCCGGTACAGATAGAGACAGTGGCACTTCTGCAAGAGCCAAAGAAACCAAACCTTTCACCCAATCACAATCACAGCACAGGAGGCACCCGGAACTCTGCAATACTAAACAGGGTGGTCATTCCGAGCCATATCGTTTATCTGTATCTCCCCACGTGGGGACCATGGACCCCAGTACTCACCAGCATCCGTCTGCCTTTCAAACCCAGAGACCTCCAATCGATAATCAGGAATCCATTGTGGGTTCCTGCTACGGTGGCACCATCAGCATGTCTGTACCTCACGCTCTGAATCACAATGCTGCTGCTTCAGGCACCGCTTCCAGCGCCTCCCCCTCTGTGTCAGGTAGTGGTGGGGACAGCGGCAGTGGCACCGGCAGTGTCATGTCTTTCTCAGTGACCGTCACCACCATACCTGCCGGTCACCCGTTGGACCACAGCAGCCAGGGGGAGGGGTCTCCAGAGCAGGGGTTTATGGAGGGATCTGGTATAGAGGACGTTCAGTCTAAATGCTACTGCCGACTCAAGGCTATGATCATTTGTAAAGGGTGTGGGGCCTTCTGCCATGACGATTGCATTGGCCCTTCAAACCTCTGTGTCTCGTGTCTAGTGGTACGATAA